The Camelus dromedarius isolate mCamDro1 chromosome 8, mCamDro1.pat, whole genome shotgun sequence genome includes a window with the following:
- the PSTK gene encoding L-seryl-tRNA(Sec) kinase has protein sequence MKAGEDARGVRSEGPRKLGLCVLCGLPAAGKSTLARALSHRLRQELGWAVGLVAYDDVMPDAFFEEANPLPSQWKLLRQELLKYLENFLLAVINGCQMSAPPNRTEAMWEDFITSLKDQDLISSAAPEAPSHYLLTKTAVSRPLFLILDDNFYYQSMRYEVYQLARKYSLGFCQVFLDCSLETCLQRNGQRPQPLPAETIHLMGSKIERPNPEKNAWEHNSLTLQSPACSSEASLKLTDLLLTALENPIKYVEDNVEQKETDRIICSTNILHQVDQTLRRAVSQTMKEAKDEQLLPYKLKLLAEELNKLKAEFLEDLRQGNKKYLCFRETIDLSDVISFFHYEKDNIVQKYFSKQH, from the exons ATGAAGGCCGGCGAGGACGCCAGAGGAGTTCGCAGCGAGGGGCCGCGGAAGCTGGGCCTCTGCGTCCTCTGTGGACTGCCCGCAGCAGGAAAATCCACCTTGGCGCGTGCCCTCAGCCACCGGTTACggcaggagctgggctgggccgTGGGCCTCGTCGCCTATGATGACGTCATGCCGGACGCGTTCTTCGAGGAGGCGAACCCATTG CCATCCCAGTGGAAATTGCTTCGACAGGAACTGTTAAAGTACCTGGAGAACTTCTTGCTGGCCGTCATTAACGGGTGTCAGATGTCTGCCCCACCCAACAGGACTGAAGCCATGTGGGAAGATTTTATAACCTCCTTGAAGGATCAAGATCTCATATCTTCTGCAGCACCTGAGGCCCCGTCACACTACCTCTTAACGAAGACTGCTGTTTCCAGacctttgtttctgattttagatgACAACTTTTATTATCAAAGTATGAGATATGAAGTCTATCAGCTGGCTCGGAAAT ATTCATTAGGTTTTTGCCAGGTCTTTTTAGACTGTTCTCTGGAGACCTGTTTACAGAGGAATGGCCAGAGACCCCAGCCACTGCCTGCCGAGACCATCCACCTGATGGGAAGTAAGATAGAAAGGCCCAACCCTGAGAAAAACGCTTGGGAACACAACAGCCTCACACTTCAGAGTCCAGCCTGTTCTTCAGAGGCCAG CCTGAAGTTGACTGATTTATTGCTTACTGCTTTGGAAAATCCAATAAAATATGTGGAGGACAATGTGGAACAAAAG gaaacagacagaattATTTGTTCAACTAATATTCTTCATCAAGTCGATCAGACACTCCGAAGAGCTGTCTCTCAGACAATGAAGGAAGCAAAAG ATGAACAACTGCTTCCTTACAAGTTGAAGCTTCTAGCAGAAGAACTTAACAAGCTGAAAGCGGAGTTTTTGGAAGACCtaagacaaggaaacaaaaagtACCTGTGCTTTCGTGAAACCATTGACTTATCagatgttatttctttttttcattatgaaaaagaTAACATTgtacagaaatatttttcaaagcagcATTAA